The following coding sequences lie in one Mesorhizobium sp. NZP2298 genomic window:
- a CDS encoding efflux RND transporter periplasmic adaptor subunit has protein sequence MPSWKQIVLAFVIVVAAAAAWARFYPGAPEVLARWGIDWAYGATPPTKETAAGSSRQTGGNRAQIATIVASPAASAVINDRLQAIGTGRANASVTVNPYSSGRLAELLVESGSHVDKGQIIATLDSETEVIAQDRAKLALQDAQSKLDRVKSLRASNAATPVAVADAEVTLSNAKLALQDAELALQRRSILAPIAGTVGILPISAGNYVTNQSAIATLDDRSSILVDFQVPERFAAAVKVGAQLTATPIANPSNAYTGTVSAIDNHIDEKSRTLLVKAKIANPADSLRAGMSFSIIMKFPGEIYPAVSPLAILWGSDGAYVWQIEDGKAKRVPVRIIQRNTETVLIDAEIDSGDMVITEGTQSVSEGGEVRIAGQEQRAANTAEGS, from the coding sequence ATGCCGAGCTGGAAACAGATTGTCCTTGCGTTTGTGATCGTGGTCGCCGCCGCGGCCGCGTGGGCGCGCTTCTACCCCGGCGCTCCCGAAGTGCTGGCGCGCTGGGGTATCGACTGGGCCTATGGCGCGACACCTCCAACGAAAGAAACAGCGGCAGGTAGCTCCCGGCAGACGGGGGGCAACCGCGCCCAGATTGCCACCATCGTTGCATCGCCGGCCGCCTCGGCTGTTATCAACGATCGCCTGCAGGCGATCGGCACTGGCCGCGCCAACGCTTCGGTGACCGTCAATCCCTACAGTTCCGGCCGCCTTGCCGAACTGCTGGTCGAATCCGGCAGCCATGTCGACAAGGGACAGATCATCGCGACGCTCGATTCCGAGACCGAGGTCATCGCCCAGGACCGGGCGAAACTCGCTTTGCAGGACGCGCAATCCAAGCTCGATCGTGTCAAATCGCTGCGCGCCTCGAATGCCGCCACGCCGGTGGCGGTGGCCGACGCCGAGGTGACCTTGTCGAATGCCAAGCTGGCGCTCCAGGATGCCGAGCTCGCGCTGCAGCGCCGCTCCATTCTGGCACCGATCGCCGGCACCGTCGGCATCCTGCCGATATCGGCCGGCAACTATGTGACCAATCAGTCGGCGATCGCCACCCTCGACGACCGCTCCTCGATCCTGGTGGATTTCCAGGTGCCCGAGCGCTTCGCCGCCGCCGTCAAGGTCGGTGCTCAATTGACCGCGACGCCGATCGCCAATCCCAGCAACGCCTATACCGGCACGGTTTCGGCCATCGACAACCACATCGACGAGAAGAGCCGCACGCTGCTGGTCAAGGCCAAGATCGCCAATCCCGCCGATTCGCTGCGCGCCGGCATGTCGTTCTCCATCATCATGAAATTCCCCGGTGAGATCTATCCGGCCGTCAGCCCGCTGGCGATCCTGTGGGGGTCGGACGGCGCCTATGTCTGGCAGATCGAGGACGGCAAGGCCAAACGCGTGCCGGTGCGCATCATCCAGCGCAACACCGAGACCGTGCTGATCGACGCGGAGATCGACAGCGGCGACATGGTGATCACCGAAGGCACCCAGAGCGTCAGCGAAGGCGGTGAGGTCCGCATCGCCGGCCAGGAACAGCGCGCCGCCAACACCGCCGAAGGCTCATGA
- a CDS encoding aldehyde dehydrogenase family protein, translated as MTETVKLITPIDGSIYAERPVATDQAINAAVERAKAAQEKWAETPIVERGKYMLAMLEALVAMTDEIVPEIAWQMGRPVRYGGEFGGVKERTNYMVEIAEAALKSVPASNPKDGFRRYVKKDPLGVVMVIAPWNYPYLTAVNTIVPALMAGNAVILKHAAQTLLVGERFQQAFDKAGLPKGVFQNIVLNHVQTEKLLGSGKIDHVNFTGSVGGGRAIEKAAAGTFMTLGLELGGKDPAYVLPDAKMDHAVANLVDGAFYNSGQCCCGIERVYVHENVYDEFVEGFIAETKNYVVGNPLEQATTMGPMAQARFADLIREQKAEALRKGAKAHINMKVANDRAGSPYLAPEVLTDVDHQMSVMREESFGPIVGIMKVRNDEEAIALMNDSPYGLTASIWTRDTEHAVAIGNRVETGTVFMNRCDYLDPALVWTGVKDTGKGAALSAIGYDNLTRPKSFHLREAI; from the coding sequence ATGACCGAAACGGTCAAACTCATTACCCCCATAGACGGCTCGATCTATGCCGAGCGGCCCGTGGCAACGGACCAGGCGATCAATGCCGCTGTCGAGCGCGCCAAGGCGGCGCAGGAGAAATGGGCCGAGACGCCGATCGTCGAGCGCGGAAAGTACATGCTGGCGATGCTCGAAGCGCTGGTGGCGATGACCGACGAGATCGTACCCGAGATCGCCTGGCAGATGGGGCGGCCGGTGCGCTATGGCGGCGAGTTCGGCGGCGTCAAGGAACGCACCAATTACATGGTCGAGATCGCCGAGGCGGCGCTGAAATCCGTGCCGGCATCCAACCCGAAGGACGGCTTTCGGCGTTATGTGAAGAAGGATCCACTCGGCGTGGTCATGGTGATCGCGCCCTGGAACTATCCCTATCTGACCGCCGTCAACACGATCGTGCCGGCGCTGATGGCCGGCAATGCCGTCATCCTCAAGCATGCGGCGCAGACGCTGCTGGTCGGCGAGCGCTTTCAGCAGGCCTTCGACAAGGCCGGCCTGCCCAAGGGCGTGTTCCAGAATATCGTGCTCAACCATGTCCAGACCGAAAAGCTGCTTGGCTCGGGCAAGATCGACCATGTCAACTTCACCGGTTCCGTCGGCGGCGGCCGTGCGATCGAGAAGGCGGCGGCGGGCACCTTCATGACGCTCGGCCTCGAGCTCGGCGGCAAGGATCCGGCCTATGTGCTGCCTGACGCCAAGATGGATCATGCTGTCGCCAACCTGGTCGACGGCGCCTTCTACAATTCCGGCCAGTGCTGCTGCGGCATCGAGCGCGTCTATGTGCACGAGAATGTCTATGATGAGTTCGTCGAGGGCTTCATCGCCGAGACCAAGAACTATGTCGTCGGCAATCCGCTGGAGCAAGCGACGACGATGGGGCCGATGGCGCAGGCGCGCTTCGCCGACCTGATCCGCGAGCAGAAGGCCGAAGCGCTGCGCAAGGGCGCCAAGGCGCACATCAACATGAAGGTGGCTAACGACAGGGCGGGCTCGCCCTATCTGGCGCCGGAGGTGCTGACCGATGTCGACCATCAGATGAGCGTCATGCGTGAGGAAAGCTTTGGCCCGATCGTCGGCATCATGAAGGTGCGCAACGACGAGGAGGCGATCGCGCTGATGAACGATAGCCCCTATGGGCTGACGGCCTCGATCTGGACCAGAGATACCGAGCATGCGGTGGCGATCGGCAACCGCGTCGAGACCGGCACTGTGTTCATGAACCGCTGCGACTATCTCGATCCGGCCCTGGTCTGGACCGGCGTCAAGGACACCGGCAAGGGTGCGGCACTGTCAGCCATCGGTTACGACAATCTGACCCGGCCAAAATCCTTCCACCTGCGCGAAGCCATCTGA
- a CDS encoding MurR/RpiR family transcriptional regulator: protein MISSIAELIADRIGAMPAGERRAAQTLIASYPMIGLKTVAEFSAAAGVSSPTILRFVARLGFQNYPEFQSTLQDELAAQLQSPAIRTLNPPSPGGGTVSPMLEATLDNMRETFRHLSDRQLADIAARLADRRGKTFLIGGRFTDPLARYMAAHLAVIQPDVFHLAGQESMWRDRLIDMGKRDVLVIFDIRRYQDSLVRFAEKAHQRGVQIVLFTDQWLSPIARFARHVIAGRTAVPSAWDSSAALFVVAETLIGAVTRQLEADGARRIREMEGLR, encoded by the coding sequence ATGATTTCCAGCATTGCCGAACTGATCGCCGACCGCATCGGCGCGATGCCGGCCGGCGAACGGCGCGCGGCCCAGACGCTGATCGCGAGCTATCCGATGATCGGCCTGAAGACGGTCGCCGAGTTCTCGGCCGCGGCCGGTGTCTCCTCGCCGACGATCCTGCGCTTCGTTGCCCGGCTCGGCTTCCAGAACTATCCGGAATTCCAGTCGACCTTGCAGGACGAACTGGCGGCGCAATTGCAATCGCCGGCGATACGAACCCTCAACCCGCCCTCGCCCGGCGGTGGTACGGTCTCGCCGATGCTGGAAGCAACGCTCGACAATATGCGCGAGACCTTCCGCCACCTTTCCGACAGGCAGCTTGCCGATATCGCGGCGCGGCTTGCCGATCGCCGTGGCAAGACATTTCTGATCGGCGGCCGCTTCACCGACCCGCTGGCGCGCTACATGGCCGCCCATCTCGCCGTTATCCAGCCCGATGTCTTTCACCTCGCCGGCCAGGAGAGCATGTGGCGTGACCGGCTGATCGACATGGGCAAGCGCGATGTGCTGGTGATCTTCGACATCAGGCGCTACCAGGACAGTCTCGTCCGCTTCGCCGAGAAGGCGCACCAGCGCGGCGTCCAGATCGTGTTGTTCACCGATCAGTGGCTGTCGCCTATCGCCCGGTTCGCCCGCCATGTCATCGCCGGACGAACCGCTGTGCCGTCGGCATGGGATTCTTCGGCGGCACTTTTCGTCGTCGCCGAAACGTTGATCGGCGCCGTCACAAGACAGCTCGAGGCCGACGGCGCCCGTCGCATCCGCGAGATGGAAGGCCTGCGTTAG
- a CDS encoding amino acid permease, which produces MAAPGYTDVDKAEDVKHLHSMGYAQELERRLSRFSNFAVSFSIICILSGGINSLAQATSGAGGIGIGIGWLVGCFVSLTFAVAMSQISSAYPTAGGLYHWGSILGNRGTGWVTAWLNLLGLITVLGAINVGTWTFFVGAFGPALGIEGTLSNQMIFLVIITGAQALINHLGIKLTAKLTDFSGYLIFFGSILIAVVCLFSAETWDFSRLFTFHNYSGDAGAGVWPSVSNAWVFALGLLLPIYTITGYDASAHTSEETIKAASSVPRAMVMSVIWSAVFGYLFLAAFVLMIPNMDDAAKQGWNVFFWAFDQRVSPGLKEFVYLVVFIAQLLCGLATVTSASRMIFAFSRDGGLPGSAALAKVSPTYRTPVAAIWTASILSVLFVWGSTLVSVAGTSAYTIVVSCTVIFLFLSFTVPIVLGMLAWGTPKWDKMGPWNMGRGVFMLFAFLSIVSMILIFIIGIQPPNDWALYITVGFFILTAIVWFAFERNRFQGPPLGDIIAARQAAIKAAEQAVGETGH; this is translated from the coding sequence ATGGCAGCACCGGGTTATACAGACGTTGACAAGGCGGAGGACGTAAAGCACCTCCACAGCATGGGCTATGCCCAGGAACTGGAGCGGCGGCTCAGCCGCTTTTCGAATTTCGCGGTTTCCTTCTCGATCATCTGCATCCTGTCGGGCGGCATCAATTCGCTGGCCCAGGCAACCTCCGGCGCCGGCGGCATCGGCATCGGCATCGGCTGGCTGGTCGGCTGCTTCGTGTCGCTGACCTTTGCCGTTGCCATGTCGCAGATCAGCTCGGCCTATCCGACCGCCGGCGGGCTCTATCACTGGGGCTCGATCCTCGGCAATCGCGGCACCGGCTGGGTGACGGCCTGGCTCAACCTGCTCGGCCTGATCACCGTGCTGGGCGCCATCAATGTCGGCACCTGGACGTTCTTCGTCGGCGCCTTCGGGCCGGCGCTCGGCATCGAGGGTACGCTGAGCAACCAGATGATCTTCCTGGTCATCATCACCGGCGCCCAAGCCTTGATCAACCATCTCGGCATCAAGCTGACGGCGAAGCTGACCGACTTCTCTGGCTACCTGATCTTCTTCGGCTCGATCCTGATCGCGGTCGTCTGCCTGTTCTCCGCCGAGACCTGGGATTTCAGCCGTCTCTTCACCTTCCACAACTATTCGGGCGACGCCGGCGCCGGTGTCTGGCCGTCCGTCTCCAATGCCTGGGTGTTCGCACTTGGCCTCTTGCTGCCGATCTACACGATCACCGGCTACGACGCTTCGGCTCATACCTCCGAGGAAACCATCAAGGCGGCTTCCTCGGTGCCACGCGCCATGGTCATGTCAGTGATCTGGTCGGCCGTTTTCGGCTACCTGTTCCTGGCCGCTTTCGTGCTGATGATCCCGAACATGGACGATGCCGCCAAGCAGGGCTGGAACGTATTCTTCTGGGCCTTCGACCAGCGTGTCAGCCCCGGCCTCAAGGAGTTCGTCTACCTCGTCGTGTTCATAGCGCAGCTTCTGTGCGGTCTCGCCACCGTCACTTCGGCGTCGCGCATGATCTTCGCCTTCTCGCGTGACGGCGGCCTGCCCGGCTCGGCGGCGCTCGCCAAGGTCAGCCCGACCTACCGTACGCCGGTGGCGGCGATCTGGACGGCATCGATCCTGTCGGTGCTGTTCGTCTGGGGCTCGACGCTGGTTTCGGTCGCCGGCACCTCGGCCTACACCATCGTCGTGTCCTGCACCGTCATCTTCCTGTTCCTGTCCTTCACCGTGCCGATCGTGCTCGGCATGCTGGCCTGGGGCACGCCGAAGTGGGACAAGATGGGGCCGTGGAACATGGGGCGCGGCGTGTTCATGCTGTTCGCCTTCCTGTCGATCGTATCGATGATCCTGATCTTCATCATCGGCATCCAGCCGCCGAACGACTGGGCGCTCTACATCACCGTCGGCTTCTTCATCCTGACGGCCATCGTGTGGTTCGCCTTCGAACGCAACCGCTTCCAGGGGCCGCCGCTCGGCGACATCATCGCCGCGCGCCAGGCGGCGATCAAGGCGGCGGAACAGGCGGTCGGCGAAACCGGCCACTGA
- a CDS encoding N-formylglutamate amidohydrolase, translated as MEKARPASLASSDTVGVTNPGGSSPFVLTCDHASNFLPAEFGTLGLAAEDLSRHIAWDPGALPVALRMAQALDATLVETRISRLVIDCNRPLDAPDLVPPVSETTVIPGNAGLTDKQRAARVALSWQPFHGAIERIVEERLARGQETRLVSVHSFTPVYKGRNRPWHIGIIHDEDRRLASPLISALRRLAGITVGVNEPYSPADRVYFTLERHARARGLPCAMIEIRNDEISGETGQRKWADLLTGIFSDLEPEEATRPRSHSVRKSVQSAS; from the coding sequence ATGGAGAAAGCACGGCCCGCCAGCCTTGCATCGTCTGATACCGTTGGGGTGACCAACCCTGGCGGATCAAGCCCCTTCGTGCTGACCTGCGATCACGCTTCCAATTTCCTGCCCGCCGAATTCGGTACGCTCGGCCTTGCCGCCGAGGACCTGTCGCGCCACATCGCCTGGGATCCCGGCGCGCTGCCGGTTGCGCTGCGCATGGCGCAGGCCCTCGATGCGACGCTGGTCGAAACCCGAATTTCGCGCCTTGTCATCGACTGCAACCGGCCGCTCGATGCGCCGGACCTGGTGCCGCCGGTCAGCGAAACGACGGTCATTCCCGGCAATGCCGGCCTGACCGACAAGCAGCGCGCGGCGCGGGTCGCCCTGTCATGGCAGCCGTTTCATGGCGCCATCGAGCGCATCGTCGAGGAACGGCTGGCGCGCGGCCAGGAGACCCGGCTGGTTTCCGTGCATTCCTTCACGCCCGTCTACAAGGGCCGCAACCGGCCCTGGCATATCGGCATCATCCACGATGAGGACCGCAGGCTGGCCTCGCCGCTGATATCGGCGCTCAGGCGGCTTGCCGGCATCACCGTCGGCGTCAACGAACCCTATTCGCCAGCCGACCGCGTCTATTTCACGCTGGAACGGCATGCGCGCGCGCGCGGGCTACCCTGCGCGATGATCGAAATCCGCAACGATGAAATCTCCGGCGAGACCGGGCAGCGGAAATGGGCGGATCTGCTCACGGGCATTTTTTCGGATCTGGAACCAGAGGAGGCCACGCGGCCCAGATCGCATTCAGTCAGAAAGTCAGTCCAATCGGCCAGCTGA
- a CDS encoding glutamine synthetase family protein, whose amino-acid sequence MAGNFSFDQLKKAVSSGEIDTVLACIVDMQGRLAGKRFLAQYFVDSAHDETHGCNYLLAADIDMEPVPGYKAASWSKGYGDFVMKPDLATLRRIPWLEKTALVICDVLDHHTHDDLPHSPRAILKKQVKRLQERGYIGYFASELEFYLFNETYDSARKKHWQGLDTASPYIGDYQIGITTKEEGVMRRLRNEMEAAGIPIENSKGEWGPGQEEINVRYAEALDMADRHVILKNGAKEIAESEGKAISFMSKYNYGLAGNSSHIHNSLWSADGKTPLFFDKKADWTLSTLGQQWAAGQLKYAKEFTWFLAPYINSYKRFQAGTFAPTKIMWSEDNRTAGFRLCGEGTKGIRMECRIGGADLNPYLAFAALIAAGLAGIDEKLELQKPFVGDAYQASRLPEIPKTLRDATETLAKSKMLKQALGEDVLEHYVHTAKWEQFEYDRRITDWELHRGFERY is encoded by the coding sequence ATGGCCGGAAATTTCTCGTTCGATCAGTTGAAGAAAGCGGTCTCCAGCGGCGAGATCGACACGGTGCTCGCCTGCATCGTCGACATGCAGGGCCGACTGGCGGGAAAACGGTTCCTGGCGCAGTACTTCGTCGATTCCGCGCATGACGAAACGCATGGCTGCAACTATCTCCTGGCCGCCGACATCGATATGGAGCCGGTGCCCGGCTACAAGGCGGCGAGCTGGTCGAAAGGCTATGGCGATTTCGTCATGAAGCCGGACCTTGCCACGCTGCGGCGCATTCCGTGGCTGGAAAAGACCGCGCTGGTGATCTGTGACGTGCTTGACCACCACACCCATGACGACCTGCCGCATTCGCCGCGTGCGATCCTGAAGAAGCAGGTCAAGCGGCTGCAGGAGCGCGGCTATATCGGCTACTTCGCTTCCGAGCTCGAATTCTATCTGTTCAACGAGACATACGATTCCGCTCGCAAAAAGCACTGGCAGGGCCTCGATACAGCTTCACCCTATATCGGTGACTACCAGATCGGCATCACCACCAAGGAAGAAGGTGTCATGCGCCGGCTTCGCAACGAGATGGAAGCGGCCGGTATCCCGATCGAGAATTCCAAGGGCGAATGGGGCCCGGGCCAGGAAGAGATCAATGTGCGCTATGCCGAAGCGCTCGACATGGCCGACCGGCACGTCATCCTGAAGAACGGCGCCAAGGAGATCGCCGAGTCCGAGGGCAAGGCGATCTCCTTCATGTCCAAGTACAATTACGGGCTCGCCGGCAATTCCAGCCACATCCACAACTCGCTGTGGAGCGCCGACGGCAAGACGCCGCTGTTCTTCGACAAGAAGGCCGACTGGACGCTGTCGACGCTCGGCCAGCAATGGGCGGCCGGGCAACTGAAATATGCCAAGGAATTCACCTGGTTCCTGGCGCCCTACATCAACTCCTACAAGCGCTTCCAGGCCGGCACCTTCGCGCCGACCAAGATCATGTGGAGCGAGGACAACCGCACCGCCGGCTTCCGCCTGTGCGGCGAGGGCACCAAGGGCATCCGCATGGAATGCCGTATCGGCGGCGCCGACCTGAACCCCTATCTCGCCTTCGCGGCGCTGATCGCGGCCGGCCTTGCCGGCATCGATGAGAAGCTGGAGTTGCAGAAGCCTTTCGTCGGCGATGCCTATCAGGCATCTCGCTTGCCGGAGATCCCGAAGACGTTGCGTGACGCCACCGAGACGCTGGCCAAGTCCAAGATGCTGAAGCAGGCGCTCGGCGAGGACGTGCTCGAACATTATGTCCACACGGCAAAATGGGAGCAGTTCGAATACGACCGCCGCATTACGGATTGGGAACTGCACAGAGGGTTCGAGCGGTATTAG